Proteins found in one Canis aureus isolate CA01 chromosome 19, VMU_Caureus_v.1.0, whole genome shotgun sequence genomic segment:
- the ZNF653 gene encoding zinc finger protein 653, which yields MAERVPEPEAEAEAEAGAGGEAAAEEGAAGRKARGRPRLTESDRARRRLESRKKYDVRRVYLGEAHGPWVDLRRRSGWSDAKLAAYLISLERGQRSGRHGKPWEQVPKKPKRKKRRRRNVNCLKNVVIWYEDHKHRCPYEPHLAELDPTFGLYTTAVWQCEAGHRYFQDLHSPLKPLSDSDPDSDKVGNGLAAGSSDSSSSGSGSDSEEPPEGQPAKVAAAAAAAAVTPTSPAGSSGLITQEGMHIPFDVHHVESLAEQGTPLCPNPAGSGPEALETVVCVPVPVQVGPGPGTLFENMPQEALGEVVASCPMPGMVPGSQVIIIAGPGYDALTAEGIHLNVAAGSSAPAGGLGDEVPCAMMEGVAAYTQTEPEGSQPSTMDPAAMAGIETKKEKEDLYMLKKEEKEEPVAPELAELAATVPESAEPEAEVDGEELDGSDMSAIIYEIPKEPEKRRRSKRTRVMDADGLLEMFHCPYEGCSQVYVALSSFQNHVNLVHRKGKTKVCPHPGCGKKFYLSNHLRRHMIIHSGVREFTCETCGKSFKRKNHLEVHRRTHTGETPLQCEICGYQCRQRASLNWHMKKHTAEVQYNFTCERCGKRFEKLDSVKFHTLKSHPDHKPA from the exons ATGGCGGAGCGGGTGCCGGAGCccgaggcggaggcggaggctgAGGCGGGCGcaggcggggaggcggcggccgaGGAGGGCGCGGCGGGCCGCAAGGCGCGGGGTCGGCCGCGGCTCACGGAGTCCGACCGAGCCCGGCGGCGGCTCGAGTCCCGGAAGAAGTACGACGTGCGGCGTGTGTACCTGGGCGAGGCGCACGGGCCCTGGGTGGACCTGCGGCGCCGCAGCGGCTGGAGCGACGCCAAGCTCGCAGCCTATCTCATCTCGCTGGAGCGCGGCCAGCGTAGCGGCCGCCACGG GAAGCCTTGGGAGCAGGTCCCAAAAAAACCAAAGCGGAAGAAAA GGAGGCGACGCAACGTGAACTGCCTGAAGAACGTGGTGATCTGGTACGAGGACCACAAGCACCGCTGCCCATACGAGCCACACCTGGCCGAGCTGGACCCCACCTTTGGCCTGTACACCACAGCTGTGTGGCAGTGCGAAGCTGGCCACCGCTACTTCCAGGACCTGCACTCACCCCTGAAGCCACTCAGTGATTCAGACCCCGACAGTGACAAAG TGGGCAATGGCCTGGCGGCCGGCAGCTCTGACTCTTCCAGCTCTGGCTCCGGCTCTGACTCCGAGGAGCCCCCCGAGGGCCAGCCGGCCAAGgtggcagcggcagcagcagcggcggcagtTACCCCCACCAGCCCGGCAGGCAGCAGCGGGCTCATCACTCAGGAGGGCATGCACATCCCCTTCGATGTCCACCATGTGGAGAGCCTGGCTGAGCAGGGCACCCCGCTGTGCCCCAACCCTGCAGGCAGCGGGCCTGAAGCCCTGGAGACAGTGGTGTGCGTGCCAGTGCCTGTGCAAGTGGGCCCGGGCCCCGGCACCCTCTTTGAGAACATGCCCCAGGAGGCTCTGGGCGAGGTGGTAGCCAGCTGTCCCATGCCAGGCATGGTCCCTGGCTCGCAGGTGATCATCATCGCAGGCCCTGGCTACGATGCCCTCACAGCTGAGGGCATCCACCTCAACGTGGCAGCTGGCAGCAGTGCCCCTGCCGGGGGCCTGGGTGATGAGGTGCCCTGTGCCATGATGGAGGGTGTAGCAGCCTACACCCAGACGGAGCCCGAGGGCAGCCAGCCCAGCACCATGGACCCTGCCGCCATGGCAGGCATCGAGACCAAGAAAG AGAAGGAGGACCTGTACATGcttaagaaggaagagaaggaggagcccGTGGCCCCAGAGCTTGCAGAGCTGGCAGCGACAGTGCCTGAGAGCGCAGAGCCTGAAGCAGAGGTGGATGGGGAGGAGCTGGACGGCAGTGACATGTCAGCCATCATCTACGAGATCCCTAAGGAGCCGGAGAA gaGGCGGCGGAGCAAGCGGACTCGGGTGATGGACGCCGATGGCCTGCTAGAGATGTTCCACTGCCCCTACGAGGGCTGCAGCCAGGTGTACGTGGCCCTCAGcagtttccag AACCACGTCAATCTTGTGCATCGGAAGGGGAAGACCAAAGTGTGTCCACACCCTGGCTGCGGCAAGAAGTTCTATTTATCCAACCACCTGCGGCGGCACATGATCATCCATTCAG GTGTCCGTGAATTCACCTGCGAAACCTGCGGCAAGTCCTTCAAGAGGAAGAACCACCTGGAGGTACACCGGCGCACGCACACCGGCGAGACGCCCCTGCA GTGCGAGATCTGTGGCTACCAGTGCCGACAGCGCGCGTCGCTCAACTGGCACATGAAGAAGCACACGGCGGAGGTGCAGTACAACTTCACGTGCGAGCGCTGCGGGAAGCGCTTCGAGAAGCTGGACAGCGTCAAGTTCCACACGCTCAAAAGCCACCCGGACCACAAGCCAGCCTGA
- the ECSIT gene encoding evolutionarily conserved signaling intermediate in Toll pathway, mitochondrial: MSWAQAILLARGLSWGWGGICGAALTGAPFSQAPLWAPRGLHRSAIACNSDSWLVPPSPEPPKGPPKALAPHEELFTQALGGTRDKANFVRAVQNFGQHNVYKRGHVDFIYLALRKMREYGVERDLAVYNLLLDVFPKEVFRPRSIFQTMFIHYPRQQECGIAVLEQMESHGVMPNKETEFLLLQIFGRKSYPMLKFIRMKLWFSRFKNINPFPVPRDLPQDPVDLAKLGLRHMEPNLNATVTIYQMPSSKDSTGAADPTEPHIVGIQTPDQQAALAHHNPARPIFVEGPFSLWLRDKCVYYHILRADLLPPEEREVEEIPEEWNLYYPMQLDLDYGRSGWDDYEFDIHEVEEGPVFAICMAGAHDQATLAKWIQGLQETNPALAQIPVVFRLAGSTGELLGSSSGLEDPPPPPPEGQEEEEDNQQRQQQGQS; encoded by the exons ATGAGCTGGGCCCAAGCCATCCTGCTGGCCCGGGGCCTCTCTTGGGGCTGGGGAGGCATCTGTGGGGCTGCCCTCACTGGAGCCCCCTTCTCTCAG gcacctctctgggccccaCGGGGCCTCCACCGCAGCGCAATCGCCTGTAACTCTGACTCATGGCTGGTCCCTCCCTCGCCTGAGCCCCCGAAGGGACCCCCGAAGGCCCTGGCCCCCCACGAGGAGCTGTTTACACAGGCACTGGGAGGCACGCGGGACAAGGCGAACTTTGTGCGGGCTGTGCAGAACTTTGGGCAGCATAACGTGTACAAGCGGGGCCACGTGGACTTCATCTACCTGGCCCTGCGCAAGATGCGGGAGTACGGCGTCGAGCGAGACCTGGCCGTCTACAACCTGCTGCTTGACGTCTTCCCCAAGGAGGTCTTCCGGCCTCGAAGCATCTTCCAGACCATGTTCATCCACTATCCTCGGCAGCAGGAGTGTGGAATTGCTGTCCTAGAACAAATGGAGAGCCATG GTGTGATGCCCAACAAGGAGACCGAGTTTCTACTGCTTCAGATATTTGGACGTAAGAGTTACCCTATGCTCAAGTTCATACGCATGAAGCTCTGGTTCTCCCGCTTCAAGAATATCAACCCTTTCCCTGTGCCCCGGGACCTGCCCCAGGACCCTGTGGACCTGGCCAAGCTGGGCCTGCGGCACATGGAGCCCAACCTCAACGCCACAGTCACCATTTACCAG ATGCCTTCTTCCAAAGACTCCACAGGTGCAGCAGATCCCACCGAGCCCCACATTGTAG GAATCCAGACTCCTGATCAGCAGGCTGCCCTGGCCCACCACAACCCAGCCCGGCCTATCTTCGTCGAGGGCCCCTTTTCCCTTTGGCTCCGAGACAAATGTGTCTATTATCACATCCTCAGAGCTGACTTGCTGCCTCCTGAGGAGAGG GAAGTGGAGGAAATTCCGGAGGAATGGAATCTCTACTACCCAATGCAGCTAGACCTGGACTACGGAAGGAGTGGCTGGGATGACTACGAGTTTGACATCCATGAAG TGGAGGAAGGCCCTGTCTTCGCCATATGCATGGCGGGTGCCCACGACCAAGCCACGCTGGCCAAGTGGATCCAGGGCTTACAGGAGACCAACCCAGCCCTGGCCCAGATCCCTGTGGTCTTCCGCCTGGCAGGGTCCACCGGGGAGCTCCTGGGGTCATCCTCGGGGCTGGAGgatccgcccccgcccccaccagagggccaggaagaagaggaagacaatcagcagcggcagcagcagggCCAAAGCTGA